From Peromyscus eremicus chromosome 3, PerEre_H2_v1, whole genome shotgun sequence, one genomic window encodes:
- the Dctn1 gene encoding dynactin subunit 1 isoform X6, whose protein sequence is MAQSKRHAYNRTPSASRMSAEAGARPLRVGSRVEVIGKGHRGTVAYVGATLFATGKWVGVILDEAKGKNDGTVQGRKYFTCDEGHGIFVRQSQIQVFEDGADTTSPETPDSSASKVLKREGADAAAKTSKLPTRPASTGVSGASSSLGPSGSASAGELSSSEPSTPAQTPLAAPIIPTPALTSPGAAPPLPSPSKEEEGLRAQVRDLEEKLETLRLKRSEDKAKLKELEKHKIQLEQVQEWKSKMQEQQADLQRRLKEARKEAKEALEAKERYMEEMADTADAIEMATLDKEMAEERAESLQQEVEALKERVDELTTDLEILKAEIEEKGSDGAASSYQLKQLEEQNARLKDALVRMRDLSSSEKQEHVKLQKLMEKKNQELEVVRQQRERLQEELSQAESTIDELKEQVDAALGAEEMVEMLTDRNLNLEEKVRELRETVGDLEAMNEMNDELQENARETELELREQLDMAGARVREAQKRVEAAQETVADYQQTIKKYRQLTAHLQDVNRELTNQQEASVERQQQPPPETFDFKIKFAETKAHAKAIEMELRQMEVAQANRHMSLLTAFMPDSFLRPGGDHDCVLVLLLMPRLICKAELIRKQAQEKFDLSENCSERPGLRGAAGEQLSFAAGLVYSLSLLQATLHRYEHALSQCNVDVYKKVGSLYPEMSAHERSLDFLIELLHKDQLDETVNVEPLTKAIKYYQHLYSIHLAEQPEDSTMQLADHIKFTQSALDCMGVEVGRLRAFLQGGQEATDIALLLRDLETSCSDIRQFCKKIRRRMPGTDAPGIPAALAFGPQVSDTLLDCRKHLTWVVAVLQEVAAAAAQLIAPLAENEGLPVAALEELAFKASEQIYGSPSSSPYECLRQSCTILISTMNKLATAMQEGEYDAERPPSKPPPVELRAAALRAEITDAEGLGLKLEDRETVIKELKKSLKIKGEELSEANVRLSLLEKKLDSAAKDADERIEKVQTRLEETQTLLRKKEKDFEETMDALQADIDQLEAEKAELKQRLSSQSKRTIEGLRGPPPSGIATLVSGIAGEEQQRGGTPGQAPGALSGPGLVKDSPLLLQQISAMRLHISQLQHENSILKGAQMKASLAALPPLHVAKLSLPPHEGPGGELVDGALYRKTSQLLETLNQLSTHTHVVDITRASPAAKSPSAQLMEQVIQLKSLSDTIERLKDEVLKETVTQRPGATVPTDFATFPSSAFLRAKEEQQDDTVYMGKVTFSCAAGLGQRHRLVLTQEQLHQLHSRLIS, encoded by the exons ATGGCCCAGAGCAAGAGGCACGCGTACAATCGG ACTCCGAGTGCCAGCAGGATGAGTGCGGAAGCAGGTGCCCGGCCCCTGCGGGTAGGCTCCCGTGTAGAAGTGATTGGAAAAGGCCACCGAGGCACTGTGGCCTATGTTGGAGCCACACTCTTTGCCACTGGCAAATGGGTGGGCGTGATCCTGGATGAAGCAAAAGGCAAGAACGATGGCACTGTCCAGGGAAGGAAGTATTTCACATGTGATGAAGGCCATGGCATCTTCGTACGCCAATCCCAG ATCCAAGTATTTGAAGATGGAGCAGATACTACTTCCCCAGAGACTCCTGACTCTTCTGCTTCAAAGGTCCTCAAGAGAG AGGGAGCGGATGCAGCTGCAAAGACCAGCAAACTG CCTACTCGCCCAGCCAGTACGGGGGTGTCGGGGGCCAGTAGCTCCCTGGGCCCCTCTGGATCAGCATCAGCCGGTGAACTAAGCAGCAGTGAGCCCAGCACCCCAGCTCAGACTCCGCTGGCAGCACCCATCATTCCCACACCagccctcacctctcctggagCAGCACCCCCACTTCCTTCTCCCTCGAAG gaggaggaagggctgAGGGCCCAGGTGCGGGACCTGGAGGAGAAACTGGAGACTCTGCGTCTGAAGCGGTCAGAAGACAAGGCGAAGCTGAAAGAGCTGGAGAAGCACAAGATCCAGCTGGAGCAGGTGCAGGAATGGAAGAGCAAAATGCAGGAGCAGCAGGCAGACCTGCAGCGGCGCCTCAAAGAGGCGCGGAAG GAAGCCAAGGAGGCGCTGGAGGCAAAGGAGCGCTACATGGAGGAGATGGCAGACACAGCTGATGCCATTGAGATGGCCACTCTGGACAAGGAGATGGCTGAAGAGCGGGCTGAGTCTCTGCAGCAGGAGGTGGAGGCACTGAAGGAACGTGTGGATGAGCTCACCACAGACTTGGAGATCCTCAAGGCTGAGATTGAAGAGAAAG GCTCAGACGGGGCGGCATCCAGCTACCAGCTCAAGCAGCTAGAGGAGCAGAATGCCCGCCTAAAGGACGCCCTGGTGAG GATGCGAGATCTCTCTTCCTCAGAGAAGCAGGAGCATGTGAAGCTCCAGAAGCTCATGGAGAAGAAGAACCAGGAGCTGGAGGTTGTGAGGCAGCAGCGGGAGCGTCTTCAGGAGGAGCTGAGCCAGGCGGAGAGCACCATTGATGAGCTTAAGGAGCAG GTCGACGCTGCGCTGGGTGCTGAGGAGATGGTGGAGATGCTGACTGACCGGAACCTGAATCTAGAAGAGAAAGTTCGGGAACTGCGGGAGACCGTGGGGGATTTG GAAGCAATGAACGAGATGAATGATGAGCTGCAGGAGAATGCACGTGAGACAGAGCTGGAGCTCCGTGAGCAGCTGGACATGGCAGGAGCCCGAGTTCGGGAGGCCCAGAAGCGTGTGGAAGCAGCCCAGGAGACAGTTGCGGACTATCAGCAGACCATCAAGAAGTACCGCCAGTTGACCGCACACCTGCAG GATGTCAACCGGGAGCTGACAAACCAGCAGGAAGCGTCTGTGGAGAGACAGCAGCAGCCACCGCCCGAGACGTTCGATTTCAAAATCAAGTTCGCCGAGACCAAGGCTCATGCCAAG GCCATTGAGATGGAGTTGAGACAGATGGAGGTGGCCCAGGCCAACCGGCACATGTCCCTGCTCACGGCCTTCATGCCTGACAGCTTCCTTCGGCCAGGCGGAGACCACGACTGTGTCCTGGTGCTGCTGCTCATGCCCCGCCTCATATGCAAG GCAGAGCTCATCCGGAAGCAGGCCCAGGAGAAGTTTGACCTCAGCGAGAACTGTTCTGAGCGGCCTGGGCTCCGAGGAGCTGCTGGGGAGCAGCTGAGCTTTGCTGCGGGCCTGGTGTACTCGCTGAGTCTGCTGCAGGCCACGCTGCACCGCTATGAGCA TGCCCTCTCCCAGTGCAACGTGGACGTGTATAAGAAGGTGGGCAGCCTCTACCCTGAGATGAGTGCCCACGAACGCTCCTTAGATTTCCTCATTGAGCTGCTGCACAAGGATCAGCTGGACGAGACTGTCAACGTGGAGCCCCTCACCAAGGCCATCAAGTACTACCAG CATCTGTACAGCATCCACCTTGCCGAACAGCCCGAGGATTCCACCATGCAGCTGGCTGACCACATCAAG TTCACCCAGAGTGCCCTGGACTGTATGGGCGTGGAGGTGGGGCGGCTGCGTGCCTTCCTGCAG GGTGGGCAGGAGGCAACAGATATTGCTCTTCTTCTCCGAGACCTGGAAACATCATGCAGTGACATCCGCCAGTTCTGCAAGAAGATCCGAAGGCGAATGCCAGGGACAGATGCTCCTGGGATCCCAGCAGCACTGGCCTTTGGACCACAG GTATCCGACACACTCCTCGACTGCAGGAAGCACTTGACGTGGGTGGTGGCTGTTCTGCAGGAGGTGGCGGCTGCCGCCGCCCAGCTTATTGCCCCCCTGGCAGAGAATGAAGGGCTCCCTGTGGCTGCGCTGGAGGAGCTGGCTTTCAAAGCCAGCGagcag ATCTACGGGAGCCCCTCCAGCAGCCCCTATGAGTGTCTGCGCCAGTCATGTACCATCCTCATCAGCACGATGAACAAGCTGGCCACAGCCATGCAGGAGGGCGAGTACGACGCAGAGCGGCCACCCAGCAAG CCTCCTCCGGTTGAACTTCGGGCTGCAGCCCTGCGGGCAGAGATCACGGATGCTGAAGGTCTGGGTTTGAAGCTTGAAGACCGAGAGACAGTTATCAAGGAGTTAAAGAAGTCGCTCAAGATTAAG GGGGAGGAGCTGAGTGAGGCCAACGTGCGGCTGAGCCTCTTGGAGAAGAAGCTGGACAGCGCTGCCAAGGATGCAGACGAGCGCATCGAGAAAGTCCAGACTCGGCTGGAGGAGACTCAGACCCTGCTGCGGAAGAAGGAGAA AGACTTCGAGGAGACTATGGATGCGCTCCAGGCTGACATCGACCAGCTGGAGGCCGAGAAGGCCGAACTAAAGCAGCGGCTGAGCAGCCAGTCCAAGCGCACAATTGAGGGGCTCCGGGGCCCCCCTCCCTCAGGCATCGCTACCCTGGTCTCTGGCATTGCTGGTG AAGAACAGCAGCGAG GGGGCACTCCTGGGCAGGCTCCCGGCGCCTTGTCAGGCCCGGGGCTGGTGAAGGACTCACCACTGCTGCTTCAGCAGATCTCTGCCATGAGGCTGCAcatctctcagctccagcatgAGAACAGCATCCTCAAA GGAGCCCAGATGAAGGCGTCCTTGGCCGCTCTGCCCCCTCTGCATGTTGCAAAGCTTTCCCTCCCACCCCACGAGGGCCCTGGTGGCGAGCTGGTGGATGGGGCTCTGTATCGCAAGACCAGCCAGCTGTTGGAGACGCTGAATCAGCTGAGCACGCACACCCATGTAGTAGACATCACTCGAGCCAGTCCAG CTGCCAAGAGCCCATCAGCTCAGCTTATGGAACAAGTGATTCAGCTCAAGTCCCTGAGCGACACCATCGAGAGGCTCAAG gatGAGGTCCTCAAGGAGACAGTAACTCAGCGTCCCGGAGCTACGGTCCCCACTGACTTTGCCACCTTCCCTTCATCAGCCTTCCTCAGG GCCAAGGAGGAGCAGCAAGACGACACAGTCTACATGGGCAAAGTGACCTTCTCGTGTGCAGCAGGCCTAGGACAGCGACACCGGCTGGTGCTGACCCAGGAGCAGCTGCACCAGCTTCACAGCCGCCTCATCTCCTAA
- the Dctn1 gene encoding dynactin subunit 1 isoform X7 produces the protein MSAEAGARPLRVGSRVEVIGKGHRGTVAYVGATLFATGKWVGVILDEAKGKNDGTVQGRKYFTCDEGHGIFVRQSQIQVFEDGADTTSPETPDSSASKVLKREGADAAAKTSKLAPTARKTTTRRPKPTRPASTGVSGASSSLGPSGSASAGELSSSEPSTPAQTPLAAPIIPTPALTSPGAAPPLPSPSKEEEGLRAQVRDLEEKLETLRLKRSEDKAKLKELEKHKIQLEQVQEWKSKMQEQQADLQRRLKEARKEAKEALEAKERYMEEMADTADAIEMATLDKEMAEERAESLQQEVEALKERVDELTTDLEILKAEIEEKGSDGAASSYQLKQLEEQNARLKDALVRMRDLSSSEKQEHVKLQKLMEKKNQELEVVRQQRERLQEELSQAESTIDELKEQVDAALGAEEMVEMLTDRNLNLEEKVRELRETVGDLEAMNEMNDELQENARETELELREQLDMAGARVREAQKRVEAAQETVADYQQTIKKYRQLTAHLQDVNRELTNQQEASVERQQQPPPETFDFKIKFAETKAHAKAIEMELRQMEVAQANRHMSLLTAFMPDSFLRPGGDHDCVLVLLLMPRLICKAELIRKQAQEKFDLSENCSERPGLRGAAGEQLSFAAGLVYSLSLLQATLHRYEHALSQCNVDVYKKVGSLYPEMSAHERSLDFLIELLHKDQLDETVNVEPLTKAIKYYQHLYSIHLAEQPEDSTMQLADHIKFTQSALDCMGVEVGRLRAFLQGGQEATDIALLLRDLETSCSDIRQFCKKIRRRMPGTDAPGIPAALAFGPQVSDTLLDCRKHLTWVVAVLQEVAAAAAQLIAPLAENEGLPVAALEELAFKASEQIYGSPSSSPYECLRQSCTILISTMNKLATAMQEGEYDAERPPSKPPPVELRAAALRAEITDAEGLGLKLEDRETVIKELKKSLKIKGEELSEANVRLSLLEKKLDSAAKDADERIEKVQTRLEETQTLLRKKEKDFEETMDALQADIDQLEAEKAELKQRLSSQSKRTIEGLRGPPPSGIATLVSGIAGEEQQRGGTPGQAPGALSGPGLVKDSPLLLQQISAMRLHISQLQHENSILKGAQMKASLAALPPLHVAKLSLPPHEGPGGELVDGALYRKTSQLLETLNQLSTHTHVVDITRASPAAKSPSAQLMEQVIQLKSLSDTIERLKDEVLKETVTQRPGATVPTDFATFPSSAFLRAKEEQQDDTVYMGKVTFSCAAGLGQRHRLVLTQEQLHQLHSRLIS, from the exons ATGAGTGCGGAAGCAGGTGCCCGGCCCCTGCGGGTAGGCTCCCGTGTAGAAGTGATTGGAAAAGGCCACCGAGGCACTGTGGCCTATGTTGGAGCCACACTCTTTGCCACTGGCAAATGGGTGGGCGTGATCCTGGATGAAGCAAAAGGCAAGAACGATGGCACTGTCCAGGGAAGGAAGTATTTCACATGTGATGAAGGCCATGGCATCTTCGTACGCCAATCCCAG ATCCAAGTATTTGAAGATGGAGCAGATACTACTTCCCCAGAGACTCCTGACTCTTCTGCTTCAAAGGTCCTCAAGAGAG AGGGAGCGGATGCAGCTGCAAAGACCAGCAAACTG GCACCGACAGCCCGAAAG ACCACAACCCGACGGCCCAAG CCTACTCGCCCAGCCAGTACGGGGGTGTCGGGGGCCAGTAGCTCCCTGGGCCCCTCTGGATCAGCATCAGCCGGTGAACTAAGCAGCAGTGAGCCCAGCACCCCAGCTCAGACTCCGCTGGCAGCACCCATCATTCCCACACCagccctcacctctcctggagCAGCACCCCCACTTCCTTCTCCCTCGAAG gaggaggaagggctgAGGGCCCAGGTGCGGGACCTGGAGGAGAAACTGGAGACTCTGCGTCTGAAGCGGTCAGAAGACAAGGCGAAGCTGAAAGAGCTGGAGAAGCACAAGATCCAGCTGGAGCAGGTGCAGGAATGGAAGAGCAAAATGCAGGAGCAGCAGGCAGACCTGCAGCGGCGCCTCAAAGAGGCGCGGAAG GAAGCCAAGGAGGCGCTGGAGGCAAAGGAGCGCTACATGGAGGAGATGGCAGACACAGCTGATGCCATTGAGATGGCCACTCTGGACAAGGAGATGGCTGAAGAGCGGGCTGAGTCTCTGCAGCAGGAGGTGGAGGCACTGAAGGAACGTGTGGATGAGCTCACCACAGACTTGGAGATCCTCAAGGCTGAGATTGAAGAGAAAG GCTCAGACGGGGCGGCATCCAGCTACCAGCTCAAGCAGCTAGAGGAGCAGAATGCCCGCCTAAAGGACGCCCTGGTGAG GATGCGAGATCTCTCTTCCTCAGAGAAGCAGGAGCATGTGAAGCTCCAGAAGCTCATGGAGAAGAAGAACCAGGAGCTGGAGGTTGTGAGGCAGCAGCGGGAGCGTCTTCAGGAGGAGCTGAGCCAGGCGGAGAGCACCATTGATGAGCTTAAGGAGCAG GTCGACGCTGCGCTGGGTGCTGAGGAGATGGTGGAGATGCTGACTGACCGGAACCTGAATCTAGAAGAGAAAGTTCGGGAACTGCGGGAGACCGTGGGGGATTTG GAAGCAATGAACGAGATGAATGATGAGCTGCAGGAGAATGCACGTGAGACAGAGCTGGAGCTCCGTGAGCAGCTGGACATGGCAGGAGCCCGAGTTCGGGAGGCCCAGAAGCGTGTGGAAGCAGCCCAGGAGACAGTTGCGGACTATCAGCAGACCATCAAGAAGTACCGCCAGTTGACCGCACACCTGCAG GATGTCAACCGGGAGCTGACAAACCAGCAGGAAGCGTCTGTGGAGAGACAGCAGCAGCCACCGCCCGAGACGTTCGATTTCAAAATCAAGTTCGCCGAGACCAAGGCTCATGCCAAG GCCATTGAGATGGAGTTGAGACAGATGGAGGTGGCCCAGGCCAACCGGCACATGTCCCTGCTCACGGCCTTCATGCCTGACAGCTTCCTTCGGCCAGGCGGAGACCACGACTGTGTCCTGGTGCTGCTGCTCATGCCCCGCCTCATATGCAAG GCAGAGCTCATCCGGAAGCAGGCCCAGGAGAAGTTTGACCTCAGCGAGAACTGTTCTGAGCGGCCTGGGCTCCGAGGAGCTGCTGGGGAGCAGCTGAGCTTTGCTGCGGGCCTGGTGTACTCGCTGAGTCTGCTGCAGGCCACGCTGCACCGCTATGAGCA TGCCCTCTCCCAGTGCAACGTGGACGTGTATAAGAAGGTGGGCAGCCTCTACCCTGAGATGAGTGCCCACGAACGCTCCTTAGATTTCCTCATTGAGCTGCTGCACAAGGATCAGCTGGACGAGACTGTCAACGTGGAGCCCCTCACCAAGGCCATCAAGTACTACCAG CATCTGTACAGCATCCACCTTGCCGAACAGCCCGAGGATTCCACCATGCAGCTGGCTGACCACATCAAG TTCACCCAGAGTGCCCTGGACTGTATGGGCGTGGAGGTGGGGCGGCTGCGTGCCTTCCTGCAG GGTGGGCAGGAGGCAACAGATATTGCTCTTCTTCTCCGAGACCTGGAAACATCATGCAGTGACATCCGCCAGTTCTGCAAGAAGATCCGAAGGCGAATGCCAGGGACAGATGCTCCTGGGATCCCAGCAGCACTGGCCTTTGGACCACAG GTATCCGACACACTCCTCGACTGCAGGAAGCACTTGACGTGGGTGGTGGCTGTTCTGCAGGAGGTGGCGGCTGCCGCCGCCCAGCTTATTGCCCCCCTGGCAGAGAATGAAGGGCTCCCTGTGGCTGCGCTGGAGGAGCTGGCTTTCAAAGCCAGCGagcag ATCTACGGGAGCCCCTCCAGCAGCCCCTATGAGTGTCTGCGCCAGTCATGTACCATCCTCATCAGCACGATGAACAAGCTGGCCACAGCCATGCAGGAGGGCGAGTACGACGCAGAGCGGCCACCCAGCAAG CCTCCTCCGGTTGAACTTCGGGCTGCAGCCCTGCGGGCAGAGATCACGGATGCTGAAGGTCTGGGTTTGAAGCTTGAAGACCGAGAGACAGTTATCAAGGAGTTAAAGAAGTCGCTCAAGATTAAG GGGGAGGAGCTGAGTGAGGCCAACGTGCGGCTGAGCCTCTTGGAGAAGAAGCTGGACAGCGCTGCCAAGGATGCAGACGAGCGCATCGAGAAAGTCCAGACTCGGCTGGAGGAGACTCAGACCCTGCTGCGGAAGAAGGAGAA AGACTTCGAGGAGACTATGGATGCGCTCCAGGCTGACATCGACCAGCTGGAGGCCGAGAAGGCCGAACTAAAGCAGCGGCTGAGCAGCCAGTCCAAGCGCACAATTGAGGGGCTCCGGGGCCCCCCTCCCTCAGGCATCGCTACCCTGGTCTCTGGCATTGCTGGTG AAGAACAGCAGCGAG GGGGCACTCCTGGGCAGGCTCCCGGCGCCTTGTCAGGCCCGGGGCTGGTGAAGGACTCACCACTGCTGCTTCAGCAGATCTCTGCCATGAGGCTGCAcatctctcagctccagcatgAGAACAGCATCCTCAAA GGAGCCCAGATGAAGGCGTCCTTGGCCGCTCTGCCCCCTCTGCATGTTGCAAAGCTTTCCCTCCCACCCCACGAGGGCCCTGGTGGCGAGCTGGTGGATGGGGCTCTGTATCGCAAGACCAGCCAGCTGTTGGAGACGCTGAATCAGCTGAGCACGCACACCCATGTAGTAGACATCACTCGAGCCAGTCCAG CTGCCAAGAGCCCATCAGCTCAGCTTATGGAACAAGTGATTCAGCTCAAGTCCCTGAGCGACACCATCGAGAGGCTCAAG gatGAGGTCCTCAAGGAGACAGTAACTCAGCGTCCCGGAGCTACGGTCCCCACTGACTTTGCCACCTTCCCTTCATCAGCCTTCCTCAGG GCCAAGGAGGAGCAGCAAGACGACACAGTCTACATGGGCAAAGTGACCTTCTCGTGTGCAGCAGGCCTAGGACAGCGACACCGGCTGGTGCTGACCCAGGAGCAGCTGCACCAGCTTCACAGCCGCCTCATCTCCTAA